A window of Castanea sativa cultivar Marrone di Chiusa Pesio chromosome 1, ASM4071231v1 contains these coding sequences:
- the LOC142607437 gene encoding uncharacterized protein LOC142607437 isoform X1, which yields MGFTKTKEAGTQSMLPDPDSDAVANALAMMSHLSAMKTLKDLDFESWMEWKTDLQIFLGLLDLDIALYKDKPTEASEFERWEKSNRLSLLIMKAKTYEGIRGLVHDSTGNAKQFFSALEDIFMKMEKEEAYSLFDKLLKMKYDGEGSVCEHIMKMSSIFSRLRAVDHTDLSDSYLVKLAVKSLPLQFMSLKLAYDPKNNDWGLGELLSKCAEAEKLHHEIEIEENDVRDGFMKESNQDIQVTMTVGKGLKFNVFPVRRWGTRGGNAQTDRKQGKSFYTLSVL from the coding sequence TAGCTAATGCTTTAGCAATGATGAGTCATCTGTCTGCTATGAAGACGTTAAAGGATCTGGATTTTGAGAGCTGGATGGAGTGGAAAACTGATTTGCAAATTTTCCTTGGTTTGTTGGACCTAGATATTGCTCTTTACAAAGACAAACCAACCGAGGCATCTGAATTTGAAAGATGGGAGAAAAGTAATCGCTTAAGCCTTTTGATTATGAAAGCCAAGACTTATGAGGGTATTCGTGGTCTTGTGCATGACAGTACTGGCAAtgccaaacaatttttttctgcTCTTGAGgatatatttatgaaaatggAGAAAGAAGAGGCCTATTCCCTGTTTGACAAGTTACTGAAGATGAAATATGACGGTGAAGGGAGCGTCTGTGAACATATTATGAAAATGTCCAGTATTTTCTCAAGGTTGAGAGCTGTGGATCATACAGATCTTTCTGATTCTTATCTTGTTAAATTAGCTGTCAAATCTCTTCCTCTACAGTTTATGTCTCTGAAACTTGCATACGATCCTAAAAACAATGATTGGGGATTGGGCGAACTTTTATCCAAGTGTGCAGAAGCAGAAAAATTACAtcatgaaattgaaattgaagaGAATGATGTTAGAGATGGTTTTATGAAAGAGAGCAATCAGGATATACAAGTGACAATGACCGTAGGAAAAGGGCTAAAATTCAATGTTTTTCCTGTCAGGAGATGGGGCACAAGAGGTGGGAATGCCCAAACTGATAGGAAACAAGGTAAGAGTTTTTACACTCTTTCAGTGTTATGA
- the LOC142607437 gene encoding uncharacterized protein LOC142607437 isoform X2: MGFTKTKEAGTQSMLPDPDSDAANALAMMSHLSAMKTLKDLDFESWMEWKTDLQIFLGLLDLDIALYKDKPTEASEFERWEKSNRLSLLIMKAKTYEGIRGLVHDSTGNAKQFFSALEDIFMKMEKEEAYSLFDKLLKMKYDGEGSVCEHIMKMSSIFSRLRAVDHTDLSDSYLVKLAVKSLPLQFMSLKLAYDPKNNDWGLGELLSKCAEAEKLHHEIEIEENDVRDGFMKESNQDIQVTMTVGKGLKFNVFPVRRWGTRGGNAQTDRKQGKSFYTLSVL, translated from the coding sequence CTAATGCTTTAGCAATGATGAGTCATCTGTCTGCTATGAAGACGTTAAAGGATCTGGATTTTGAGAGCTGGATGGAGTGGAAAACTGATTTGCAAATTTTCCTTGGTTTGTTGGACCTAGATATTGCTCTTTACAAAGACAAACCAACCGAGGCATCTGAATTTGAAAGATGGGAGAAAAGTAATCGCTTAAGCCTTTTGATTATGAAAGCCAAGACTTATGAGGGTATTCGTGGTCTTGTGCATGACAGTACTGGCAAtgccaaacaatttttttctgcTCTTGAGgatatatttatgaaaatggAGAAAGAAGAGGCCTATTCCCTGTTTGACAAGTTACTGAAGATGAAATATGACGGTGAAGGGAGCGTCTGTGAACATATTATGAAAATGTCCAGTATTTTCTCAAGGTTGAGAGCTGTGGATCATACAGATCTTTCTGATTCTTATCTTGTTAAATTAGCTGTCAAATCTCTTCCTCTACAGTTTATGTCTCTGAAACTTGCATACGATCCTAAAAACAATGATTGGGGATTGGGCGAACTTTTATCCAAGTGTGCAGAAGCAGAAAAATTACAtcatgaaattgaaattgaagaGAATGATGTTAGAGATGGTTTTATGAAAGAGAGCAATCAGGATATACAAGTGACAATGACCGTAGGAAAAGGGCTAAAATTCAATGTTTTTCCTGTCAGGAGATGGGGCACAAGAGGTGGGAATGCCCAAACTGATAGGAAACAAGGTAAGAGTTTTTACACTCTTTCAGTGTTATGA